In one Lolium rigidum isolate FL_2022 chromosome 3, APGP_CSIRO_Lrig_0.1, whole genome shotgun sequence genomic region, the following are encoded:
- the LOC124700921 gene encoding BTB/POZ and MATH domain-containing protein 1-like: protein MKACKAVSTSTCTREVDQVTHVFHILNYSKHRGMGNDATSYIRSRIFSVGGHDWAIRFYPDGYGKGTQDYISVYLMLFKESTNVMASCDLRLVNQITGLSSSVHKTEPRIFSSHDSTAFAPRFSSFKKRSEIENSVYLKDDRMTIECVVTVIQEPHLTETRSFPKIDVPPSDMVDQVGRLLDEKEGFDVSFSVGGETVEAHRFVLAMRSPVFKAELYGAMREAARTGQSITIEDMQPAVFRALLHFIYTDSVPAKDLDTEMIRLLLVAADRYAMERLKLVCQSILCQGLNADTVATTLALADQHSCGKLKDACFEFIEMSDAMDTVVASQGFQDLMLTCPSLVMEAWEKRRKFRKA from the coding sequence ATGAAGGCCTGTAAGGCAGTGTCTACATCTACGTGCACCCGGGAGGTAGACCAAGTCACACATGTATTCCATATCTTGAATTACAGCAAGCACAGGGGCATGGGCAACGACGCCACGAGCTACATACGGTCCCGGATTTTCTCTGTCGGCGGCCACGACTGGGCCATCCGTTTCTACCCTGATGGCTACGGCAAAGGAACCCAAGATTACATCTCAGTTTATCTCATGCTTTTCAAGGAGAGCACCAATGTCATGGCGTCCTGCGACCTGAGGCTGGTCAATCAGATCACCGGATTATCCTCCTCAGTGCATAAAACAGAGCCTAGGATTTTCAGCTCCCATGACTCCACTGCGTTTGCTCCAAGGTTTAGTTCTTTCAAAAAGAGAAGCGAGATTGAGAACTCCGTATACCTGAAGGATGACCGCATGACGATCGAATGCGTCGTCACCGTCATCCAGGAGCCACATCTTACCGAAACCAGATCGTTCCCCAAGATCGACGTGCCACCATCCGACATGGTCGACCAAGTCGGCAGGCTGCTAGATGAGAAGGAGGGGTTCGACGTCAGTTTTAGTGTTGGAGGAGAGACAGTTGAAGCGCATCGGTTCGTTCTCGCCATGCGGTCGCCTGTTTTCAAAGCAGAGCTATATGGGGCGATGAGGGAGGCGGCGAGGACGGGGCAGAGCATAACCATCGAGGACATGCAGCCTGCCGTTTTCAGGGCCCTGCTCCATTTTATCTACACCGATTCTGTGCCTGCCAAGGACCTCGATACTGAGATGATCCGGCTTCTACTGGTGGCTGCCGATAGGTACGCCATGGAGAGGCTCAAGCTGGTCTGCCAAAGCATCCTCTGCCAGGGCCTGAACGCCGACACCGTGGCAACCACGCTGGCTTTAGCTGACCAACATAGCTGCGGCAAGCTTAAGGACGCCTGCTTTGAATTTATCGAGATGTCCGACGCCATGGACACCGTGGTGGCATCCCAGGGCTTCCAGGATCTCATGCTGACTTGCCCATCTCTTGTAATGGAGGCATGGGAGAAGCGAAGGAAGTTCCGTAAAGCATGA